In Chanodichthys erythropterus isolate Z2021 chromosome 11, ASM2448905v1, whole genome shotgun sequence, a single window of DNA contains:
- the nectin4a gene encoding nectin-4: MKTVSYILAALIFWNSAACVSGEQEPFLEPSKSPWDLQSLAEEETRLPCRFNVSKSEIKVVQVMWVRVNSNGAEEQIITAHFSEGQTESPAYSGRVRFQTSDPIADSALIIMRTTSADEGKYVCKVATFPAGNFEAKILLTVWTKPITSLDPFILVEGQSFRPAATCRSVAKPMAALSWDTELTGQSQNRSLDGMVASIQFSLHPFRSMNGQKLDCLVWHPSQNGPQRIANKLVVHYPPNALISGYEDSWHAEMQGATLQCNGEGNPKPHLFNWTRKGEALPEGVTVDGGTLSFSRPLLLTDQGDYICTTTNLVGSGRAEISISISDLPIEHTTVNYMLMIIIAGVAAVVVLTLIIVIISVNRHYKRKNQQLAIELNEKKEEISTLSRQASYRRVNSGSTDNRYSDDNHPLRVEGTIRTSLSSLDRPRSRDSRSTLGGVDSLGRPAIYNTSRRGRDKMMERSDRDSTRMMMMESYEQDSMSQETQLLPPLHPSSYSMDQHVEIGRSRNGSAILPAEGRPQSGGSTRGGSRGHHSPLVSKYPTLTDEEEEDSVSPTDSGVHRGLIEPDGFENGGSETTSSQISEALSNHFEHTNGTLRPKSKPNNILLPANATHFLPQHSPTMQKAQIV, translated from the exons ATGAAGACAGTTTCATATATTCTTGCTGCGTTGATCTTCTGGAACTCAG CAGCCTGTGTAAGTGGAGAACAAGAACCATTTCTAGAGCCCTCTAAGTCCCCCTGGGATCTGCAGTCTTTGGCAGAGGAGGAAACGCGTTTACCCTGTCGATTCAATGTATCAAAGAGTGAGATTAAGGTGGTGCAGGTGATGTGGGTTCGAGTGAACTCAAATGGAGCTGAAGAACAGATTATCACTGCTCATTTCAGTGAAGGACAGACAg AAAGCCCTGCATATTCAGGGCGTGTGCGATTCCAGACCAGTGATCCAATAGCAGACTCTGCTCTGATTATTATGCGCACAACTTCTGCAGATGAGGGCAAATATGTCTGCAAAGTCGCCACCTTCCCTGCTGGAAACTTTGAGGCAAAGATTTTGCTCACAGTATGGA CTAAGCCCATAACCTCCCTGGATCCATTCATCCTGGTTGAGGGCCAGTCATTCCGTCCGGCTGCTACATGTCGTTCAGTGGCTAAGCCAATGGCAGCCCTCTCCTGGGACACAGAACTCACGGGTCAGAGTCAGAACCGGAGCTTGGATGGTATGGTGGCTTCAATTCAGTTTTCCCTCCACCCTTTCCGTAGCATGAATGGACAGAAGCTGGACTGTCTGGTCTGGCATCCATCTCAAAATGGCCCCCAGAGGATCGCCAATAAACTTGTAGTACACT ACCCTCCGAATGCACTGATATCTGGCTACGAGGACAGCTGGCATGCTGAAATGCAAGGTGCCACACTACAGTGCAACGGTGAAGGAAATCCAAAACCTCACCTATTCAACTGGACGAG GAAAGGTGAAGCTCTACCAGAGGGTGTGACGGTGGACGGCGGCACTCTGAGCTTTTCTAGGCCCCTCCTCTTGACAGATCAAGGAGATTACATCTGCACAACCACCAATCTGGTGGGATCTGGAAGAGCTGAGATTTCAATAAGTATATCAG ATTTGCCTATTGAGCACACAACAGTGAACTACATGCTGATGATTATTATTGCCGGTGTTGCTGCAGTGGTTGTTCTCACTCTTATCATAGTAATAATTTCAGTAAACCGCCACTATAAACGCAAGAATCAACAACTGGCCATAGAGCTGAATGAAAAAAA GGAGGAAATCAGCACTCTGTCAAGACAAGCCTCGTATAGGAGAGTCAACTCAGGCAGCACAGACAACAGATACTCG GACGACAATCATCCTTTAAGAGTCGAAGGGACGATACGCACAAGTCTCTCCTCACTG GATCGTCCTCGCTCTAGGGATAGTCGTTCCACACTAGGAGGGGTGGATTCACTCGGTCGCCCTGCAATTTATAACACATCCAGAAGAGGTCGAGACAAAATGATGGAGAGATCTGATAGGGACTCCACTCGAATGATGATGATGGAGTCTTATGAACAGGACAGTATGTCACAG GAAACCCAACTTCTCCCTCCTCTCCACCCCTCTTCTTATTCAATGGACCAGCACGTTGAAATTGGTCGATCTCGGAACGGCAGTGCCATTCTCCCGGCAGAGGGGAGGCCGCAATCAGGAGGAAGCACCAGAGGGGGCAGCAGAGGGCATCACTCACCTTTAGTGTCTAAATACCCGACTCTTACAGACGAAGAGGAAGAAGATTCCGTTAGCCCTACGGATTCAGGAGTCCACAGAGGTTTAATTGAGCCTGATGGTTTTGAAAACGGCGGCAGCGAGACAACGAGTTCTCAGATATCTGAGGCGCTATCCAATCACTTTGAGCACACTAATGGCACACTACGGCCCAAGTCTAAACCCAACAACATCCTGCTCCCGGCCAACGCAACACATTTCCTCCCACAGCATAGCCCAACTATGCAGAAAGCTCAGATCGTTTAG